In the genome of Nicotiana tabacum cultivar K326 unplaced genomic scaffold, ASM71507v2 Un00643, whole genome shotgun sequence, the window TGCAGATATGGCTTCCTCTAATATTGGCTTTGTCATGAGAATCACCTTTTGCTGTAAATATAAGGAAATGAGTTTACTTTTATATGCACTAACTGTATAGAAGAATTTAGATGTGTATTTTCTACGAAACATACAGaatatttatatatacaaaaaatatacatttttcggGTATTATTTTGAGAGTGGCTATACAGTGTCAACTTTTCATTATTTGACCTTTTTCAAcacaatttcgaattttttttttcaagtttcaacaaaatttatgtccaaatacccagcctatatctatcccaccgtatcgcatggctccaaaagaattgaaagaatagcttgaggagttactagacaaggggttcgtcagactgagtgtatcgccttggggtgcaccggtattatttgtgaagaagaaggatgtaacaatgcggatgtgtattgattatcgccaattgaacaaagtcactattaagaacaagtacccattgtcgcgtattgatgatctatttgactagttGTAGGGTGATTGTGCACCAATTGTAAATAGTTATACACATACTATATAtggattatacatatatattaagtATCgccggatttttttttaaatttaagtaATTTGATGGACGACTATTTAGGTTAAACAAGGGAGTAACTAAGGGTAGGGTTCGAGGATATGAACTAATTGCCCTAGTTTGTTTTGATCAGGGAGACAACGACAGTTATGAACATAGTCTTCTCTTTTGCTATGCCATCGACAAAGATCTTTCTGCACTTGAGGAACTCATGATATATAAGGAACATTTATATAAATAGCTGGCTTTATTCACTGTTTATTCTTTTTAGCTGGCATACACATATCTTTATGCACTGATACAtggattatacatatatattctaTATCGccaactatttttaatttaaacggCTGGATAGACGGCTATTTAGGTTATATAAGGGAATAATTAAGGGTAGGTTGGAGGGCATGAACTAATTGCCCTAGTTTGTTTTGGTCAAGGAGACAACAACATTTGTGCACGTAGTCTTCTCTTTTGCTATGCCACTGACAAAAATCTCTCTGCACTTGTGGAACACTTGATCCATattcaattcatcaccaaaatGGCTGACAAGTAAAGGCTCAATAAAAGCTCTCATGCACTGTGTCACATTGTATTCATCAGAAGAATCCATATGGATTTCTGAAGTATTCAAGACATCAATGGTGAAAGATCCCTCCTTTTCAATTATAAACTTCACTTCTGCAGGAGATGGACAGTATATAGGAGTGTTGAATGCAACCACTTTCTCTTCTTCTATTGATCCCTGCATTCATTATTTTACTCATGAAtatcaataacatcaacaacaacaacatatccagtaCGCAAGGGAATTAAGGAAGGGTAATATGAACATAGACTTTATCCCTACCTTGTGCatgtagagaggttgtttccgtagacataaaaataacatattgataattttagaagaattaacccaaatagccgttcATCCAACTGCTTAAACTAAAATAGCTAGTGAAGGTATATTATATGCATAATTTGTGCATAATCAATATATAACATATGTATTTAGCTAGACAAAGTAAAAAATGAATATGAccggctatttatgtaaagatcccttgatttaatgataatttaggtttcatttgtttttcttaaatttaaGATGTGTGAATTTGATTTCATATCTTTGTTGTAAAAATTATATGATTTATTAAGATAATTTAAAAGCTAGCGGCAACAGaattggtggtggtggtgggagGTAGTGGTGGTCTTCTATATAGGGTTGTTGTGCATCGACGAAGGTTGGTAGTGGTAATTTTCCGCTAGAGGTTGCTGTTGGTGGTTAATTGTTAGTAATAGATAGAGGAGCGGTTAAGAGTCACATTTACAACAATGTTTAAAATTATTAACTTTACACTTTATATTTTACTGTTTCTAATGACATGCCTTTATATCTACGAAAATTGGCATGTTTAAGACCACAATCTCGTTTCTTTTTTAAACTTTATCACCAATCAAACAGGACTACCACATAAAATAAAATTGCAGTATAAAAAAGGATCTGGTCCAAAAAGATAACTCTCAACCAAGAAAAAACAAAACTAGAACTAATCAAGATCAATAGGAAAGCTAAGAATCCATTAACAAAGTTCATACCATGACTATGTATAGAATTATATGTGTATTTTAAAAGTTTGGTTTTACCTCTGCAATCAGTCCATTGAGAGCCCTGACCATAGGCTCCAACAGGAAGCAAGAAGCTTTGCTAAAGCGATCTTCATTTTTTCTGCCCATCACAGTCAATACCATACGCCCACCTTTCACCAATTCTATTGAGCGTAACTTGAGAAAATTTACAAAATCTCTTTCATATTGCTCGCAATATGCTTCAATCACATCTAGTGGGCTTGTACTTGCCACGTGAATATTTCCTTTGTTATTCTCTATTCCAACAGGTACCTATTAGAGGAGAAATGAAAGTTAGCGTCGATCAGTACTTATTCAAAATAAGTATGATCATATTATATATATGCTTTATATTTTAATTGCCTTTGAGTAATGTGAAAATTGTcttcgtgtgacctataggtcacgggatCGAGTTGTGGAAGCAGTcacactaatgcttgcattagaataggttgtctacatcacacccctagGAATGCGGGTCTTTCCCGAACCCTGCGTTAATACAGAATGCTTTGTGTACGGGCTAccctttattattttaatttatcaattttgAAATGTAAGACAAGATAACTTACTAAATAGATCTCTTAATAAAATATAGGGTCTGAGCTTAGCTACACTTGTAGCTCCACCCCTGAAAGCAAAGGGTTAAGTTAAACTTATGCACAACCTATCCTATATATCCTAAATCCGCATTTGACACCTATATTATTGATTTCAAAAAAAGAATATTATAAAAAGAAACAAATACTATAGGATTAtgattttatataaattttcAAGTTCTTTTTCTTCAAGTTTGCTCACAAAATTATTTTGTACCGCAAAATAAGAAAAATTGCATCATCATCTCCTAGAATCCATATGCAAATTGCTCACATACTCCAACAGACATTAATGCAGGTTGAGGTCCAGGGTTTGAGTAACGCTGTCACCCATTATATAAAAAAACTACATGCTGGGATCATCAAAAAGCTCGCTTATTCGAAAGAGCTTCAGATTGGATTCAACACTACATACAATATTCCATTCTGGTCCTCACTAGCTCTTTGCTTGAATTAAGCTCGCACGTCAGGAGTGtgttaaaaatataattaaataaataaatatactctttttaatattttaaacttgTAGATGAGATGAATTCATTACTACTTAACAATACAAAAGCATACTTTGGAAAGCCAGTGGAGACTGTAAGAGGAGTGAACAAAGTGCAGACTCTTGGAAGGGAAAAGTCTATTATAGAATGAACCAGCAACTCCTGCAACAAAGCAATTAGGATCAAATATTCCATCATCTCCCATATTCTGTCTCCTCAAATCTTCATGGAATTCTGGCAACGAGCGGAAAATGGTATTAAAATCATTCCCAGGAAGATCATTCAAGTAAATTTGAAATTCCGGCGATTGTTGTTGGCCGTTGCTTTTGCATTCTTCGCGAATAGCACTAATAAGTTGTGTGACCACCAAAAGAGTATTAGGTCCAGAGGAACAACCTAACTCTGCAATACAAATGGTTTCTGGGGAAAGGCTGCGGTAGAGTGCAGATATGGCTTCCTCTAATATTGGCTTTGTCATGAGAATCACCTTTTGCTGTAAATATAAGGAAATGAGTTTACTTTTATATGCACTAACTGTATAAAAGAATTTAGATGTGTATTTTCTACGAAACATATAGAAtgtttatatatacaaaaaatatacatttttggGGTATTATATATTTTGAGAGTGGCTATACAATGTCAACTTTTCATTATTTGACCTTTTTCAACACAATTTCAAAAacttttttttcaagtttcaacaaaatttatgtccaaacgctagtTAAGTAAAAGGAAATAAGTCTAAGCTTTATGTACCGATAAGATAAGAAATACTATCAGATCACTTAAATGATAACTATGCGTTTTACACTGTACCTTTTACACTATCAGTATATATAAGTAAAATTCATAAGAACTTGTTATTTATAATTGTTGCGAGTTTATAACTCCATTAGGAATAAAAAGGTGTTTGATGATACCTGGAGCTTAGAGTTTTTTGCATAGCTTGTGTCTCCAATTCCTCCATTC includes:
- the LOC107791908 gene encoding salicylate carboxymethyltransferase-like isoform X1, with protein sequence MEVAKILHMNGGIGDTSYAKNSKLQQKVILMTKPILEEAISALYRSLSPETICIAELEFHEDLRRQNMGDDGIFDPNCFVAGVAGSFYNRLFPSKSLHFVHSSYSLHWLSKVPVGIENNKGNIHVASTSPLDVIEAYCEQYERDFVNFLKLRSIELVKGGRMVLTVMGRKNEDRFSKASCFLLEPMVRALNGLIAEGSIEEEKVVAFNTPIYCPSPAEVKFIIEKEGSFTIDVLNTSEIHMDSSDEYNVTQCMRAFIEPLLVSHFGDELNMDQVFHKCREIFVSGIAKEKTTCTNVVVSLTKTN
- the LOC107791908 gene encoding salicylate carboxymethyltransferase-like; amino-acid sequence: MEVAKILHMNGGIGDTSYAKNSKLQQKVILMTKPILEEAISALYRSLSPETICIAELGCSSGPNTLLVVTQLISAIREECKSNGQQQSPEFQIYLNDLPGNDFNTIFRSLPEFHEDLRRQNMGDDGIFDPNCFVAGVAGSFYNRLFPSKSLHFVHSSYSLHWLSKVPVGIENNKGNIHVASTSPLDVIEAYCEQYERDFVNFLKLRSIELVKGGRMVLTVMGRKNEDRFSKASCFLLEPMVRALNGLIAEGSIEEEKVVAFNTPIYCPSPAEVKFIIEKEGSFTIDVLNTSEIHMDSSDEYNVTQCMRAFIEPLLVSHFGDELNMDQVFHKCREIFVSGIAKEKTTCTNVVVSLTKTN